A region of the Gemmatimonas sp. UBA7669 genome:
CCAGCAGGTCGCCGAAGAGCGATCCCTGACCCTTCTCCGCCTCCTCCTGCTGCAGTGCCGCTTCACTGATGGCGGTGTCCAGCGCGGCCAGAAGCTGCGCGCGATGGCCGCCCAGGCCGTCGCAGGCGCCGGCCGCAATGAGCGCTTCAAACACGCGCTTGTTGAACACACGCAGGTCCACCCGCGCGCAGAGATCGAACAGCGAAGTGAACGGCCCGTCGGCTCGCGCGTCGAGCAGCGAGTCAATGGCGCCGCGTCCCACGTTGCGAATGGCGCCCAGGCCGAAGCGAATGCGCGTGTCGCCCACCACCGTGAAGCGCCAGCCCGACTCGTTCACATCGGGCGCCAGCACCTCGAGCCCCATTTCGCGGGCTTCGGCGATGTACTTGATGACTTCTTCCGTCTTCCCGATGTTCGACGACAACAGCGCGGCCATGAACTCGGCCGGGTAGTGCGTCTTGAGATAGGCGGTGTGATAGGCGACGACGGAGTACGCGACGCTGTGTGACTTGTTGAAGCCGTAGCGGCCGAACGTTTCGATCTGGCCGGCCAGCTCCTCGATGATCTTCGGGTCGTAGCCGCGCGCGATGGACTTCTCGGTGAACTTGCCGAGCTCCTTCTTGATGAGCTCCGCGTCCTTCTTGCCCACCGCCTTGCGCAGCACGTCGGCTTCGGCCAGCGAGATGCCGGCCAGCACCTGTGCGATACGCATCACCTGTTCCTGATAGGTGATGACGCCGTAGGTGTTGGACAGAATCGGCTCGAGCTCCGGCAGCGCATACACCGTGGGTTCTTCGCCGCGCTTGCGCCGGATGTACACGTTGTGCATGCCCGCATCGAGCGGGCCCGGACGCAGCAGCGCGTTCGACGCCACGAGGTCGTCGAAGCGGTCACAGCGCATGCGCTTGAGCACGTCGGTGGCCAGCGGGCTTTCGAACTGGAACACGCCGCCCGTGCGGCCCGCGCGCAGCACGCGATACGTCTCCGCGTCGCTGAAGCCGCGTTCCTCCAGCACCACCTCCTTGCCCGATCGCTCCTTGATGTTCTTGAGCGTGTCGGTGATGACGGTGAGCGTGGTGAGGCCGAGGAAGTCCATCTTGAGCATGCCGGCCTTTTCGAGCGCCGTCATGTCGTACTGCGTCACGATGACGCGTTCGTCGCCGTCACCACCAGCGCCCTTGCTGGCCTGCGTGCAGATGGGCACGAACTCGTCCAGCGGACCGGGCGCGATGACCACACCGGCCGCGTGCACGCCCGTATGGCGTGAGAGCCCTTCGAGCTTGATGGCGAAGTCGAGCAGCTGCCGGTAGCGCGGGTCGGTCTGATAGAACTGCTTGACCTCCGGCACCTGCTCAACGGCCTCGGCCACCGTGAGCGAGTTGTTGGGCGCGTTGGGAATCAGCTTGGCCAGGGCGTCGGTTTCCCCCGGCGTGAAGCCCAGCGTGCGCCCAACGTCCTTGATGGCCGCGCGGGACTTCATGGTCCCGAAGGTGACGATCTGGCCGACGCTGTCCTTGCCGTACTTCTGCCGCACGTATTCGATGACTTCGCCGCGTCGCTCGAAGCAGAAGTCCACGTCCACGTCGGGCATGGACACGCGCTCCGGATTCAGGAAGCGCTCGAAAAGCAGATCGAACTCGAGCGGACACACGTCCGTGATGCGCGTGGCATAGGCCACCAGCGAGCCGGCAGCCGAACCGCGCCCGGGGCCCACGGGAATGCCCAGATCACGTGCGGCCTTGATGAAGTCCGCCGTGATCAGGAAGTAGCCCGCGTACCCCGTCTTGGTGATGACACCCAGCTCGTAGTCGAGTCGCTCCTGCACCTGCGCGGGCAACGGATCGCCATAGCGTGCCTTCGCGCCATCGGTGGCCAACTGCACCAGCAGGTCGTTCTCGGTGTCCACGCCCGGTGGCAGCGGGAACGAGGGCACGTAGTACTTCTTGGCGAACTGCACGTCCACGCTGTCGGCAATGGCCAGCGTGTTCGTGAGCACGTCGTCCCGGCCGGGGAAGAACGGACGGATCTCGTCGGCCGACTTGAAGTACAGGCCGTCGTCGTACTTCATGCGATCGCGGTCGTTGCGATCCTTGCCCAGGCCGATGCACAGCAGCACGTCGTGCGCGTCGTGATCCTCGTGCTTGAGGAAGTGCGCATCGTTGGTGGCCACCACGGGCAGGCCCAGGTCGTCCGCCAGGCCCAGCACCTTGGCATTGAGCGCCGCCTGGCCCTCACTGGTGTGCGCCTGCACCTCGAGGTAGTAGCGGTCCTTGAACAGCTCCGCATACCACGCCGCCGCCTCGCGCGCCTGCTCCAGCCGGTCGTCCATCAGGTGGCTGGCCACCTCGCCCGCCAGGCAGGCCGAGCTCACGATCAGCCCCTCACTGTACTGGGCCAGCAGCTCGCGGTCGATGCGGGGCTTGGTGTAAAAGCCCTCGGTGTACCCCAGCGAGGTGAGCTTGACCAGATTGCGGTAGCCCGTGATGTCGCGGGCCAGCAGCACCAGGTGGTAGTAGGGCTTCACGCCGGGCGCCGGACGGCCGCGCGTGCGCCGGTCACCCGGTGCCACGTAGGCTTCCATGCCCAGGATGGGCTTCACCCCCGCCTTGCGCGCCTTCTCCTGGAACTCCCAGGCGGCGTGCATGTTACCGTGATCGGTGATGGCCAGCGCGGGCATCTCGAAGTGCTGCGCGCGCTTGATCAGGTCATCGATGCGATTCGCGCCGTCGAGGAGCGAATACTCGGAGTGGCAGTGCAGGTGAACGAACGACATAACCCTGAATGATACAGCGAACCCTCTCCGCTCGGCAGCTGCTCAAGCGCGGAAGTGCCCTGCTCGGCACGCTCGTCGTGCTGTTCCTTGCGCTCACGCCCATGGGCTGCTACCTGTCGCGCGCCGCGTATGAAGAAGCGCGCATCCTCGCCAAGCGTCAGCCCATCGAGCGCCTGGTGGTGCGCGAAAGCACCGACCCGGCGCTGCGCGCCAAGCTGCAGCTGGTACTGGCCGGGCGGCGCTTCGCCATGGACTCCATGGGACTCAAGGCCGAGGAGAGCTTTACCACCTTCTCGCAGCTCGATCGCGACACGCTGGTACTGGTGGTGTCCGCCGCCTTTCCCGACCGCCTCGAGCGCAAGACCTGGTGGTTCCCGGTGGTGGGCCGCTTTCCGTACAAGGGATTCTTCGATTTCGGCAAGGCGCAGGAGACGGCACAGCAGCTGCGTGACGAGGGCTACGACGTGGTGGTGGGCCCCTCCAGCGCCTTCAGTACTCTGGGTTGGTTCAACGACCCGCTGGTGAGCACCACGGTCAAGGCGGATTCGGTCACACTGGTCAACACCGTGCTGCATGAACTGCTGCACACGACCTATTTCGCCAAGGGGCGGGTGAGCTTCAACGAGTCCTTCGCCACCTTCGTTGGTGGACGGGGCGCCGAGCACTTTTTTCGTGCGGCGGGTGACACGGTGCTTTTGCGCCGCGCCGAGGATGACTGGCACGACGACCTGCTGCTCGGGGCATTCTGGGAACGCACGGCGCGCGAGATCGACAGTGTGTTCGCACAGTTGCCCGACTCGGCGCGCAGCGCCCGCATTGCTGCGCGTGACACGGTGTACGCGGCGGCGCGCAAGCGTTTGGTTGATTCCATTGGGCCGCAGCTGCGCGGCTATCCTGCGGGTTGGGTGGAGCGGGTGCCACTCAACAACGCGGTGCTGATGTCGCGGCGGGTGTATGCCGAGCGATTGGATTACTTCGACTCGGTGTACGTGGCGGCGGGTGGGGATTTGAGGGAGGCCATCCGTCGGGTGATTGCGGCGGCGGAGACTCGTTGAGCGGCCAGACCGTTGAACAGAAGGTGTGAGGATAAGAGGATCCGAGGATTGAAGGGGCGGGCGACGGAGGACTCTGAACACGGGAGTCCTCCGTCGCCCGCCTCTCTAATCCCCAGATCCTCCGATCCTCACCCCTTCTGTTCAACGATGCGGCGGACTAGCGAGACGTCTCGGGCAACAAGACAAACCGCGCCCTGTTCCCCTCATCGAGGAACTTCTTCGCCGCTGCCGCCAGCTTCTCCACCGTCAGCCCGGCATAGAGCTGCTCCTCGGTGGCCAGCTCCTCCAGCGGGTCCCCATTCTCCACGCGGCCACGAATGGCGCTCACCCAGTAGCCGTTCTGCTTGCGCTGCACCTCGAGCGTGCGGCGCTGCTTTTCGCGCACCCGGTCCACCTCTTCCTGACTGGGCGGCACACGACGCAGCGAGTCGAGCTCCTGACGCACGGCCGCATACAGCGAGTCGGCCTTGTCCGGCGC
Encoded here:
- the dnaE gene encoding DNA polymerase III subunit alpha; its protein translation is MSFVHLHCHSEYSLLDGANRIDDLIKRAQHFEMPALAITDHGNMHAAWEFQEKARKAGVKPILGMEAYVAPGDRRTRGRPAPGVKPYYHLVLLARDITGYRNLVKLTSLGYTEGFYTKPRIDRELLAQYSEGLIVSSACLAGEVASHLMDDRLEQAREAAAWYAELFKDRYYLEVQAHTSEGQAALNAKVLGLADDLGLPVVATNDAHFLKHEDHDAHDVLLCIGLGKDRNDRDRMKYDDGLYFKSADEIRPFFPGRDDVLTNTLAIADSVDVQFAKKYYVPSFPLPPGVDTENDLLVQLATDGAKARYGDPLPAQVQERLDYELGVITKTGYAGYFLITADFIKAARDLGIPVGPGRGSAAGSLVAYATRITDVCPLEFDLLFERFLNPERVSMPDVDVDFCFERRGEVIEYVRQKYGKDSVGQIVTFGTMKSRAAIKDVGRTLGFTPGETDALAKLIPNAPNNSLTVAEAVEQVPEVKQFYQTDPRYRQLLDFAIKLEGLSRHTGVHAAGVVIAPGPLDEFVPICTQASKGAGGDGDERVIVTQYDMTALEKAGMLKMDFLGLTTLTVITDTLKNIKERSGKEVVLEERGFSDAETYRVLRAGRTGGVFQFESPLATDVLKRMRCDRFDDLVASNALLRPGPLDAGMHNVYIRRKRGEEPTVYALPELEPILSNTYGVITYQEQVMRIAQVLAGISLAEADVLRKAVGKKDAELIKKELGKFTEKSIARGYDPKIIEELAGQIETFGRYGFNKSHSVAYSVVAYHTAYLKTHYPAEFMAALLSSNIGKTEEVIKYIAEAREMGLEVLAPDVNESGWRFTVVGDTRIRFGLGAIRNVGRGAIDSLLDARADGPFTSLFDLCARVDLRVFNKRVFEALIAAGACDGLGGHRAQLLAALDTAISEAALQQEEAEKGQGSLFGDLLGGPVDTADSGKKTTAPSLPNTPAWSESERLQREKELLGFYISGHPLEKYRTECELFATHTVSQLGTWVSEPVTIGVVVTAIKRQFSKKSGNEFARLTVEDFSGSSEVLVFPEAWGVIAERVRPDVPLLLKGSYSRRDQGVENATFIVNEVQRFEEVRASGDLAVAIDLSSGLDLPAAIMSDVRATVEAHEGSAPLELRWRDGNGQTVRFRSRTLRVTASAAILSDLRAMLGADRVRLIRAGS
- a CDS encoding aminopeptidase codes for the protein MIQRTLSARQLLKRGSALLGTLVVLFLALTPMGCYLSRAAYEEARILAKRQPIERLVVRESTDPALRAKLQLVLAGRRFAMDSMGLKAEESFTTFSQLDRDTLVLVVSAAFPDRLERKTWWFPVVGRFPYKGFFDFGKAQETAQQLRDEGYDVVVGPSSAFSTLGWFNDPLVSTTVKADSVTLVNTVLHELLHTTYFAKGRVSFNESFATFVGGRGAEHFFRAAGDTVLLRRAEDDWHDDLLLGAFWERTAREIDSVFAQLPDSARSARIAARDTVYAAARKRLVDSIGPQLRGYPAGWVERVPLNNAVLMSRRVYAERLDYFDSVYVAAGGDLREAIRRVIAAAETR